From Pandoraea norimbergensis, the proteins below share one genomic window:
- a CDS encoding DUF427 domain-containing protein, which translates to MTAPSHTSTTARKHLEPSPEHPIAITPATTRVVVRANGRTIADTRNALTLCEASYPPVQYIPRKDVDMSRLTPTAHHTYCPYKGDASYYSITDLGEAGENVIWTYNTPFDAVKPIATYLAFYPDRVDSIDTSERLDD; encoded by the coding sequence ATGACCGCCCCCTCCCACACGTCAACGACGGCCCGCAAACACCTAGAGCCATCACCAGAACATCCGATCGCAATCACACCCGCAACCACTCGCGTCGTCGTGCGCGCCAACGGCCGCACCATTGCCGATACGCGCAACGCTCTCACGCTTTGCGAAGCTTCGTATCCACCCGTGCAGTACATCCCGCGCAAAGACGTCGACATGTCGCGCCTGACACCCACCGCGCATCACACCTATTGCCCCTATAAGGGCGACGCGTCTTACTACTCCATCACCGATTTGGGCGAGGCCGGCGAAAACGTGATCTGGACCTACAACACGCCATTCGACGCCGTCAAACCCATCGCCACCTACCTCGCGTTCTACCCGGACCGCGTCGACAGCATCGACACCAGCGAGCGCCTCGACGACTGA
- the hpnD gene encoding presqualene diphosphate synthase HpnD, whose product MLEFAPIHGIAPAARPRANVRANDPTDTPKRMQPHETADDNVGTPAGPTQANAYCRQKAGPQGSALYYALLQLPPSKRDAAYAVHAFCQEIADIHSAVHDPGVAHAKLDWWRQELTNLFAGKPVHPVTRALAPVVKDSGLSRTAFDAVLHGAEMDLSQMRYLDFAGLNHYCDAAGGAPAELASHVYGFDDAQTPAHARALGHAIALARRVTEAGVDARAGYVYFPIDELQRFGVTAADIQNGKYSPEFLALMKFQDARARKAIREAMAAIPKRDRRKQKPLLALAALQLALLDEVAASDYQVLHQRIDLTPLRKFWRAWRAR is encoded by the coding sequence ATGCTAGAATTCGCCCCAATTCATGGCATTGCCCCGGCTGCGCGCCCGCGCGCCAACGTTCGGGCCAATGACCCGACCGATACCCCGAAGCGCATGCAACCCCACGAGACAGCCGACGACAATGTCGGCACCCCCGCCGGCCCCACACAGGCCAACGCGTATTGCCGTCAGAAAGCGGGGCCGCAAGGCTCGGCGCTCTACTACGCCCTGCTGCAATTGCCGCCGTCCAAACGCGATGCCGCCTACGCCGTGCACGCGTTCTGTCAGGAAATCGCCGACATTCACAGCGCTGTGCACGACCCCGGCGTCGCGCACGCAAAGCTCGACTGGTGGCGTCAGGAACTCACGAATCTCTTCGCAGGCAAGCCGGTGCATCCGGTCACGCGAGCGCTCGCGCCGGTGGTCAAGGACTCGGGTCTGTCGCGCACCGCGTTCGACGCGGTGCTGCATGGCGCAGAGATGGATCTGTCGCAGATGCGCTATCTGGATTTCGCCGGCCTGAATCACTACTGCGACGCCGCCGGTGGCGCCCCCGCCGAACTCGCCTCGCATGTGTATGGCTTCGACGACGCGCAGACGCCCGCACACGCGCGTGCGCTCGGCCATGCCATCGCGCTGGCACGGCGCGTCACCGAGGCGGGCGTCGATGCCCGCGCTGGATACGTCTATTTCCCGATCGATGAATTGCAACGCTTTGGCGTGACCGCCGCGGATATTCAGAACGGCAAGTATTCGCCGGAATTTCTCGCGCTGATGAAGTTTCAGGATGCGCGGGCACGCAAGGCTATCCGCGAGGCAATGGCCGCCATTCCCAAGCGCGACCGCCGCAAGCAAAAGCCGCTGCTCGCACTCGCCGCCCTGCAACTCGCCCTGCTCGACGAAGTCGCCGCGAGCGACTATCAGGTGCTGCACCAA